The Trichoderma asperellum chromosome 6, complete sequence region CCCATGCCGACCAGATGAACCGACCGTGCAAAAAGGCCGCCTCGTCTGAAGCTGCCCACACGGCAACCGAGGAGGGGAGACTGACTGCATGACAAGGATGGTTAGACCATAAACTAATTCaagaacgaaaagaaaaaaaaaaggtttgaATCATGATAGGCAGGAGGGAATCCTGTCTCGGAATTGGGGATGTACACGTACTGTCATCCCAGTTCAAAGAGCGCTCAGTGGCGCCATGACTCTTCGCACCAGGGCTTAAGATAGCCCCTGGGTGAAAGCTGATGATCTGCATTTTCGAAACTGGAGTGTCCCGCGCAAGTtgctggagcaggagcaCGCCGGAATTCTTGGTCAGCCCATAGATCTTGGTGGTCTCCCCAGCGGGCCAGTCATGGATGGCAGAAGTAGCCACATTGACGAGGTATTTCTGCGGCAATATTAATGTTAGTGAACTGCAgtttgaaagaaaaagaagcatagATAGGTGGGGGAGCTCTCGTGATTTACCTTTTTATCCGTGTTTTGCTTCCAGAACCGTTCGCTGTAGTGGTTGAGCGAACGCACATGCACAATGAACTGTTCCCAGGTAGATTCCCAGCCGGCATTCCACATTGAAGATTGTGTTGCAGAGCCCGTAACAGCTGCATTTAGAACGAGGACATCGACATGGACGCCCTCAGCCCCAAGCGAATCCCACAAACTGTTGATACTCTCCGGCTTGTTTGGCAAAGCGGCCCTCCCTTCGAACTTGGTGTGTGATTCAGGGCCAGCCTCTTGAGTTAGACTCAAAGCTGCCGCTTTTTGTTTGGACTCTTCTCTGCCCACGATGATAACTTTCTCAGctccggcggcggcaaaggcgAGGGCGATGCCGT contains the following coding sequences:
- a CDS encoding uncharacterized protein (EggNog:ENOG41) produces the protein MAATSNDGFLIPYRVISITDKTHKSSYPAISPSRPALSQAGRTVLITGGSGGIGYGIALAFAAAGAEKVIIVGREESKQKAAALSLTQEAGPESHTKFEGRAALPNKPESINSLWDSLGAEGVHVDVLVLNAAVTGSATQSSMWNAGWESTWEQFIVHVRSLNHYSERFWKQNTDKKKYLVNVATSAIHDWPAGETTKIYGLTKNSGVLLLQQLARDTPVSKMQIISFHPGAILSPGAKSHGATERSLNWDDISLPSSVAVWAASDEAAFLHGRFIWSAWDVEELQSGQLRERIENDEQFLRIGVHGV